In Cryptomeria japonica chromosome 1, Sugi_1.0, whole genome shotgun sequence, the sequence tcatgcagtcaccagactTTGTGCCACCGGTGAGGTTCAAGTATTgagatccattcctaagaatgatgttgaaaagTTGACTAATTCAAGATGGGATGGAAGAGCAATGATAGTGAATAATTTTAATGATCCGATAGTTAAATATGCGTCAATGGTTATTGGTTATCAGATATAtcattctagcaggatgaacaacatccctacTACAACCATTCATACCAcataccagatgataaaggaggatgttGATCATCATTTGTCTAAGGCATTGTGAAGTCAACTGATGCTGAATATAgagtccatcaagaaggataagagattgaagtttaaatttggatagttgatcattggtttatttttctaatttcagaACTATTTTCTCGATATTGGTGATGTTCAGTAGTCTAAGGACACATTGACACTATcatagatgaagaacaacattagaatGTTAAGTGATGGTTTtgataagattgcatggggatattttaaggattttcagaagaagatgcatgcaagagaaaggTTACCAGAGAGTATTGTCCAGAAATATAAGGAcacaatttgtttcatggttgatacagatacctgtatgatggaggcagttgatcccatgacaacttgggtgatgcctatgggttatgaagttgagaTAGATCTTTTGGTGGCATATGCAGATCACTTGTTAACTCAACTAGTAGATACAACTACAGAAAGATTTGGCACCTACAAGGAGAAATATCTACAGGTGTACTCTGAATTAAATAAACCGGTAATTTCTAATaaagtgagaaaggaagtggagGCATTTGCTGAACAACAAGGTTTTAAAAAGGAAGACATTGCAAAAGCAAGAGCAATACATGTAACACAACAGGCAGGTGCATCATGTGCCCCAACTGGTACCTCCATCGGTATGAAAATAGGAAGTGAAGATGCAAAGGTTAAGAAAGAGATACCTGGTAAAGCTAAGAAGGAGAAGccttccaagatacaattcaagagaaaaggaAAAATCGTTGAGCCCCCTGCGCCTAAAGCATAGGTAACtacaaggaaaaggaaaaatgaaCAAGCAAAGAAACTGatagctattgatgaagaagaaaccgAATAAGAAGGTGAGAATAAATCCTTAAGAGCTACTGATAAGAGATCAAAGGATGTTGGAACTTCCACAATCAAGACTGTAAAGAGACTGGTAACAAAGCTTACATCTTTTGAAAAGTTAATTATGCTAGTTAAGGAGTATGGTTTATCAACTGCTGTGAAGAAACTTTATGATAGTTTTGGTGAGGATGAACAAAGACAGATAGAGGATGCAAATGTTTtcatgatgaataaatacaacaaaaccctaattgaaTTGAAAGGGCcaatttcaaattctttatataATAAGATTGATGCAAGATGGCAGGCTGTTATTAAATAAGACAAAGAATGTATTGAATTCATTCTTAAAAATCTGCAACCTGAAGCTACaagagaggagatagatgaaattcttgcaaaggtaaaatcatctttcagatctaagaaaaggttgacaagaatgttaattggtgagaccTAATCAGTTCATATGGAAACTGAGCTGATATTGAAGAAATTACTGGGTTTGATTCCTTATGAGGAAGAGAAACCAGAGAAGTTTGAGACAAAAGATATTCCGGACAATGTTGATGTCAGTGATTTTACACctgatgagattgttatgggagacCAATTGGTAGATGATCAACCGACCAATACACATACATAGTCAGTTGTCATTACTAATGATGATAGTGGTACTAATGATGATGCAACTGATAGTGTAAATGCGCAGGTTGATGATGTGCAAATGTCTAAACAACAGGGACAGGAAGAGAAGAAAGATGGAGAAGACAAGAGATCTGAAGAGACACTGGTACATACACAGACTATTCTGCCATCAGTAAATGATAGTGAAAAtaataaggaagaagaaaagatagaagaaatGATAGAGGACATACctaaagagaagaaagaggaagaagagaaggaaacaaagaaatttgaaactAAAGTGACACCTCTATCCTTTACTTCTAAGAAGAAAATagatgatgatgaggacgatgatgaATTAAGCATACAAGGACCCATTAATATGGATATGTTGAGTTATATAGAATTAATGGAGTTTGTCACTGCAATGCAAtctagagaaaagaagaagagaatgaaggaacacCATAAAGAAGCTAAGATAGTCAAACATGCAATTGAAATTTTGTCAAGCTTATTATCGGAGATTGATATAGACAATTTTGCTACACCGATTGATAAGCTAGGTCAATTGGTTAATGATGCTAGTGAATAGATGAAAACATTTGAGGATGTGACATATGTTTGTGTAGAAAATGAGTATAAGAAGCTAAGGAAAGAATAggtaatgaaagatattgataaagATAAAGTTTCTTTGACTGTTAATAAGGACCACTTGATGGAAGCATTGGAGACTGGTGGTAAGATCCTTTCTAAAAAATTtctttattttgtgatgatttggtaaagaagaaacaagaagcagAAAATGAACTTGAAGTTCTAACTAATTCATTTAAGCCCCTGAATGATTCTGCAATATACTATGGATGGTCAGTTGTTGAAATTCAACATAAGTTGAAAGCTTATGAAATTGAATAGGTAAAGAGAACAACATCCCTGCAGGAACTACAAACACAATTGATAGCGAAAGTTGAAATCTTGCAGAGAGGGGATAAAGAGTCAAAAGCTATCCTTGCTACCCCAGAGATTAGTactatagatgccatggaggagcttgtTGGGTAGATCAggacacatgtggagataaccAACATTATTTTGGAGACCTGGCATAATGATCTGAAGTAGTTGAAAtctcattttagtgatgctttttctaaaattgcattgtaaaaacattttgaactcttatatctatatatgctatgcaattttggTGCAATTTTGATGTAATTGTATTTATCTTTTCATGTATTTactttcctttgtcattgttgCCAAATGGGGAGTAGTTGttgagtcagtcaaaattttgttgtaattataatggggagtagtagtatgagtcttgtaatgatttaaatttttgtaatagcatgtaattgctaagggggagtatgtgtcatgatTAGAGTTAATTGTTTtattgcacacttagacaaaatttttcctaagtgttaccatcaatgccaaagggggatattattggcttgatgttgatgttttggtgtaaagagttgattggtgacttgttttatgttgtcattgatggcaactatgttttaaTAGTCACATAAGTCTTGTAAGACAACCGATAAAGCTTAATCAATAGAGAAGGCAATTTAACAGTAAACCGACAAATAGGTCCTCAACTGGTTAACTAGATCAGAGTTGCATTCAAGCAACCAGTACATGCAATTGACAAAGAGATGGATGATGCGATTTGATAGGTGtgatggagacaggtatttggTGTTATATTCTTGACTGCATTATCAGATTCAATAGGATGATCAAGAATTGATATATAGAGTAGGCTATTTggaagaacacttaaccggtagtgataaagtcactaagatcggtaaaccgatacaattttgttttatttttggttttttatgtcggtggctgacataagTTCGACGTATAATGTAAGTTTGCCTAAATTCATTAAACCTAGGATATTGTTCCAAGGTTATGATCCGACTaatataaaaagtgtgatgagttatgagataagaatgaatgcatgtatgagatcgaaggcgaatattgagattttgattgggcggtgattagtgaagctctatattgatgtgttgttgaagatttggaggaactgaagtggatcttatcagacacataagtgttatatgaagatcattaaactgttgttatcctaacagttgcagaagttaaatcccttaactaggtaggtcctgacaggccttaatATTTAAATCTCCTAACAGGCCTTAATATGTAAATCCCCTAGCATGGTAGCTCAATATGTGattttaaatcctcttgcgaggttgctcctaacaaggctcatcatagaaaatccctttgctgggtgactcctaatagggcatatttgtaagaccttaaccggtcaaaggTTTCAattctatagatagtgaatcttgtgggtacttactcccaccatttttttttcccctcttgggtttccacgtataaatcattgtgttatggttggcaTGCTTAATATAGTGTTTGCTCatgtgattattttccttgcatgcctatTAATTTAAAAGTTGTTAAGAGGTGTAATCATATTCTtaaggtttttgcttgcactgattcaccccccctcttagtgccttataagtttatcacttTGCATATGTGAAGAGAAGAAGACTTAGAAGCTGAGATATGGATGCTCCTTTTTAGGCCAAGGTAGTGAATTGTAATAATTACATTTATAATGAAATGCTTCATAAAGAATTATGACATTTTCTTTtcgaggaggcttggtcccatgccAAGCCTGATGTATCTTCATTCAGATTTTTTAGGAGTGAGACTTGGCCATTTATTCTAGATCCCTAGAGGAAAGACATGGAGGGGAAAATTCAACCATTCATCTTTTTTGGATTCTATGAGGGTGTTAAGGTGTATAGGTTCTTTTATCCCATTTCTAAAGAGGTCTTGTTTTGATGAGATGTCTAGTTTAATGAGCATTATCCTCTAATAGACTATTCATCCCTAGCTTCTTCGTCACTTCCTACTCCTTCTTCATCTCTCAAAGATTCTCTTTTAAGGATGAGGATGTGTTTCCCATTAAGTCCTTACCATATCCACCTCTACTTCCCAAGTGGGCCCATGATATTATTGATGTAGTTGGGGATTAGACACATGATCCTTTAGATTCTCATTGTACTCATTCACAACTTTTTGCAGTTTCACTTTTGAATCAAGCCATTTCATCTGATCCTATTTAAAAAGTTTTTAAATGTGACTAGAATTCCTAAGTGGGATAGGGTTGTGATAGAGGGGTATTCTTTAGTGATGAAGAATCACACTTGGAATCTTTTTCCTCTTTTGTAGGGAAGAAATTTGGTGCAGTGTAAGTGGGtgtatctgtagcgtcctaaaattgcgacacttgcaatttcgaccgcatttgggtcttcacgatggcaatgcaacatgcaacctgaatggagaccctgaaacctgattatgacaccaaaaactgcattttcttgcaccctggcctgaacctcctttgcaccctactgtcccgggaggtgggaccaaagcgcccaatgccctggtcctccaggaccatggcgcccagcgccctggtccctgggtcctattttgggcccggtctcttttggacttcgggtctttatgtttgcaaattggaaaattaactttcctggtcggcctaaggtcaggaaaatcagtctattaaccctaattgacaagtatataaactacatttgcctctcccatttgggtaagaaggacatatgtgtacaagcgtggaaactatactcaagcattcaagcattctttcaagcaattgatcattctaagtctccattcaaggctaagtgttgcattcaagacaaggattcaaccattgaagaggagatcacatactacatgctacatactacatacaacatacaacatacaacaaacaacaacatctataccttcgcacataaggatacaaacatccttacaacaaggtattagtacttgttttacattacatttacagcatttctcatttcttggttaattccaaaaccggggtttgacctaaaggcaaacccctaatccctaaccccccaatcgtcttcacttttctgtgtgtaggttgcaggtacgcggctgaaattgaagatctggaatccttgtgcagagacgaacagatcccccttcgtttcgcggatttttcggaggaccgtgtgcatgccgggcgccatcatcccgacaacttttgctcaaatttgcaggacagcaccgtatcgacattttactgctaattccaggtccgcagcttcatcctatatcactatctcagtttataagcgaatctttgtcactttctatgcattcctagcttaattcttctatcaacattctttacaaaagagggtagccttgctttcttaacccttgaaacacatttagcatccaatcttgcatttgtgtgggattggatcttgtgggtttcaacccctcttttgaatgtaaagtctctcccctaagtgaaaaccatcaaccgtagtgaatctcccttctctctccttggagttggaagaggggagagcaactagggttcgatcgcgattttccgctttacagtatcgTACCAATTTTTTTGGAGTTGGCTCCACTGATAAGTGCAAGGCTCTTCTAATTGCTGAGGTGGTTTCACAAGTTGAGGACATTAATTATTCTGATATTTTTCTCTTCTTACTAGGATGGATTCTATTCATCTTGTACTTTCACTTACAACTTCACAGGGATGGTTAGTATATctaatggatgtgaagagtgccttcttacatggtgatcttcatgatgagaTCTATATGGAGTAACCTCGAGGCTTTATGAAGGACCCTTCACTTGTTTGCAGACATTATTATTCATTGTCTTGCTCTCAAattctctatctcttcatttctatTTTACCATGAGTATGACTGAAAGATCATactctactaaagtgggggctaattatagtgtcataaattgtacacctttaattagggtgtctaatttcacactctcctagcacctattttaatATTTCACATTCCTTTATGCACTATGAGACCTttgttgatttaaattaatatttaattcaatattatgagtcttattccactttaatacatcaacactttattatttgggccTTTAATTCTAGGTGTGCCTTTTATCTTTAATTATCTTGATTCATTATACATCCTACCCCATTTAAAATCTAAAGACACATTTCCCTCATCTAAACATTATATATTTTCATACAAACTTATTTTCGAACTTAGAACCCTATTATctcacatccctaaaaatttgggctGAAATTGTTGGGACTGGGATGCCCCTAGTATCTCAATCTGACTCTTTTTCCCTAAATTGTGAGAGGATAATAAGGTGGtcct encodes:
- the LOC131028096 gene encoding uncharacterized protein LOC131028096, with the translated sequence METELILKKLLGLIPYEEEKPEKFETKDIPDNVDVSDFTPDEIVMGDQLVDDVQMSKQQGQEEKKDGEDKRSEETLVHTQTILPSVNDSENNKEEEKIEEMIEDIPKEKKEEEEKETKKFETKVTPLSFTSKKKIDDDEDDDELSIQGPINMDMLSYIELMEFVTAMQSREKKKRMKEHHKEAKIVKHAIEILSSLLSEIDIDNFATPIDKLGQLVNDASE